From a region of the Vicinamibacteria bacterium genome:
- a CDS encoding polyprenol monophosphomannose synthase: MRSFVLLPTLNEAENLPRLVDALRALAPAPEMVVVDDGSPDGTGEIADGLAQGRRDLTVVHRVGPRGFGEALTEGFRVALERGAEAVVTIDGDFSHDPLDVPRLLAALEDADLVIGSRYTEGGTLRAWPLYRRLLSATANAFVRVLFRLPARDCTSGFRAYKRQALEGIPWPGLHSPGYSFLVEVLYWVAQRPPLTIREVPICFTERRAGRSKMGLHEILWGAANLLKLRLQLFLGRG, encoded by the coding sequence GTGCGATCCTTCGTCCTCCTCCCGACCCTGAACGAAGCCGAGAACCTGCCGAGGCTGGTGGACGCGCTCCGCGCGCTCGCCCCCGCGCCGGAGATGGTGGTGGTGGACGACGGCTCTCCGGACGGGACGGGCGAGATCGCGGACGGGCTGGCCCAGGGGCGGAGGGACCTCACGGTCGTCCACCGCGTGGGACCCCGCGGCTTCGGCGAGGCTCTGACGGAGGGGTTCCGGGTGGCCCTGGAGAGGGGCGCGGAGGCCGTGGTCACGATCGACGGCGACTTCTCGCACGATCCTCTGGACGTGCCCCGCCTCCTGGCCGCGCTCGAGGACGCCGACCTCGTGATCGGCTCCCGCTACACCGAGGGAGGCACCCTCCGCGCCTGGCCCCTCTACCGGCGCCTCCTGAGCGCGACCGCCAACGCCTTCGTGCGCGTGCTGTTCCGCCTGCCCGCTCGGGATTGCACCTCCGGCTTCCGGGCCTACAAGCGACAGGCTCTCGAAGGCATCCCCTGGCCGGGCCTCCACTCCCCCGGCTATTCCTTCCTGGTGGAGGTGCTCTATTGGGTCGCCCAGAGGCCGCCCCTCACGATCCGCGAGGTCCCCATCTGCTTCACGGAGCGGCGGGCGGGCCGGAGCAAGATGGGGCTCCACGAGATCCTCTGGGGTGCGGCCAACCTGCTGAAGCTCCGCCTCCAGCTCTTCCTCGGAAGGGGCTAG